A single window of Microscilla marina ATCC 23134 DNA harbors:
- a CDS encoding DUF4255 domain-containing protein translates to MILSTLDAVAQAMSEYFRSSYSDNAPEINISNLVNSDGKSAIDENTDQIVITLINIQEERNVNNGRTSNLSAPYFINLYLLITSFAGKESKYTDSLRYISSVLSFFQHNHVLSHQNSKLPDEISQLVFDFINHETQQVQYIFSMLGAKYSPSLIFKARLFPIEENNNMGSFPRIGGINF, encoded by the coding sequence ATGATTTTATCCACCCTTGATGCTGTTGCACAAGCGATGAGTGAATATTTTAGATCAAGCTATAGTGACAATGCTCCTGAAATAAATATTTCTAATTTGGTGAATTCTGACGGAAAATCAGCCATTGATGAAAACACTGATCAGATTGTAATCACACTTATCAATATTCAAGAAGAACGCAACGTAAATAATGGTCGTACCAGTAATCTTAGTGCTCCTTACTTTATAAACTTATATTTATTGATAACATCCTTTGCTGGTAAAGAATCAAAGTATACGGATTCCCTCCGTTATATATCAAGTGTGTTGAGCTTCTTTCAACATAACCACGTACTTTCCCATCAAAATTCAAAGTTGCCAGATGAAATTAGTCAATTGGTTTTCGATTTCATAAATCATGAAACCCAACAAGTCCAATATATATTCTCTATGTTGGGTGCTAAGTACTCTCCATCATTGATTTTTAAGGCTCGTTTGTTCCCTATAGAAGAAAACAATAACATGGGTAGTTTTCCAAGGATAGGTGGTATTAATTTTTAG
- a CDS encoding GPW/gp25 family protein, with translation MKHKKTFLGIGWAFPPTFDKRIKSVEMVSEEEDIRQSLFVLLSTKQGERIIYPDYGSDIQSMIFEPIDVNTTTYLKETIRRAVLNFEPRISLDEVNVEQDSEEEGLLLVTLVYTIRKTNTRTNMVYPYYIIEGTDL, from the coding sequence ATGAAACATAAAAAAACATTCTTAGGTATAGGGTGGGCATTTCCTCCAACTTTTGATAAACGTATTAAAAGTGTAGAAATGGTTTCTGAGGAGGAAGACATTCGCCAAAGCTTATTTGTGCTACTGTCAACCAAACAAGGTGAAAGAATCATATATCCAGATTATGGAAGTGATATTCAATCTATGATTTTTGAGCCTATCGATGTGAATACAACAACTTATTTGAAAGAAACTATTCGTCGGGCAGTGCTCAACTTTGAACCTCGTATAAGTTTAGACGAGGTAAATGTAGAACAAGATTCTGAAGAGGAAGGGTTGTTACTTGTGACGTTGGTATATACGATTCGAAAAACCAATACCCGAACCAATATGGTATATCCATATTATATAATAGAAGGAACTGATTTATAA
- a CDS encoding DUF5908 family protein → MHACWSQKIVYFGDDIFKLHMNYYMPIEIKELIIKINVEEQTNHLQQDTKLTSLDKEAIIEECIDRVIAEIEYRLSD, encoded by the coding sequence ATGCATGCCTGTTGGTCTCAAAAGATTGTGTACTTTGGGGATGATATTTTTAAACTTCACATGAATTATTATATGCCCATTGAGATAAAAGAATTGATTATAAAAATAAATGTAGAGGAACAAACAAACCACCTACAGCAAGATACAAAACTAACATCCTTGGATAAAGAAGCTATTATAGAAGAATGCATTGATCGGGTAATAGCTGAAATTGAATACAGGTTAAGTGATTAA
- a CDS encoding PAAR domain-containing protein has protein sequence MISTSPTVLIKNKPACTITDQSGPTGPVIPPLKPTVLIKGKPIALMGAPTATGATTTGTVGTVNC, from the coding sequence ATGATTTCTACAAGCCCAACAGTTCTTATTAAAAATAAGCCGGCTTGTACAATCACTGACCAATCTGGTCCTACTGGTCCTGTAATACCGCCACTTAAACCAACGGTTCTTATAAAAGGAAAACCAATTGCATTAATGGGAGCTCCTACTGCTACAGGTGCCACTACAACGGGTACAGTAGGAACAGTTAATTGCTAG
- a CDS encoding phage tail protein — translation MADANSKWPIPKFHFKVTIGGEDIGSFQEVSGLKKTVEVIDYRGGDSVEFFMQKVPGLQKFDNLTLKRGVFKDEKQFSEWMKEVRDNLSNDDLGEARKDITIELLDAGQAAVMTWTIVRAFPVSVTYPDLNSTANEIAVESIELAHEGINVEGVD, via the coding sequence ATGGCAGATGCTAATTCTAAATGGCCAATACCTAAGTTTCACTTTAAAGTAACTATTGGTGGTGAAGACATAGGTAGCTTTCAAGAAGTTTCTGGTCTGAAAAAAACTGTAGAAGTTATCGATTATCGTGGTGGCGATAGCGTGGAATTCTTTATGCAAAAAGTTCCTGGACTACAGAAGTTTGATAACCTTACTTTAAAGCGTGGTGTGTTCAAAGACGAGAAGCAATTCTCTGAGTGGATGAAAGAAGTACGTGATAACTTGAGTAATGATGACTTGGGTGAAGCTCGTAAAGATATCACTATTGAACTACTAGATGCTGGCCAGGCTGCAGTAATGACCTGGACCATCGTTAGAGCGTTCCCTGTAAGTGTTACTTACCCTGACTTGAACTCTACTGCGAACGAAATCGCTGTTGAATCTATTGAGCTTGCGCACGAAGGTATCAACGTTGAAGGCGTAGATTAA
- a CDS encoding phage baseplate assembly protein V: MAQTPKTLVNVQVFAGKDGSTAMPGEFLLTSVEIKKSINKIPRAILTFVDGGVAEHEKFAVIESGLFDQWNKVVIKAGYNNVIDKTPLFEGYIFDQDLKLGSPNKFTVTCFNQAKYLTLTSLKDVLEKKKPIEAVDFVLKNNEHKSKVKGKVKDTSKSKAEAKDQIILDPQVNCWKYILDNLSNYIAVPNDKELSIEAPDFAQTPSDFQIKYGKNLRSFEVKEASTSLRAIEIKGYDEKSPDKPLEDTKTAKQLYGSFTKYLNSDSGSVFDVNKIPEYISGTHIHTKADMENILETRKTQNLLGFKSGKIVISGSNEVELATMVEVEGLPTEYSQSYFVGGIEHKIASDWVTTLKIGLESNGLGATGSGASTGGSLGSSSSSSSGEGASASGNLTLGVVHSIHEDANGTYKIKVNIHKFGDKIVEARMVQPYAGNGLGKDAQDKGEGMLFFPNVGSEVILTPIEGDENYWVILGCLYSPVSKPSAEVKEGAAQPDEKNLHKSIVTKHFVLDFFDDDAKTRMTLASRDDGKTALNAKKYQISMDIKDKPNIQILFDKTFIKLDEEEGVMIDSAKNITLKAKDDILLDANKITIKAKADVAVDGQNVNAKAKVAFNAEGAQVAVKGKSMVNVESSGPAAVKGTPLNLG, translated from the coding sequence ATGGCACAAACTCCAAAGACCCTTGTAAATGTACAAGTTTTTGCAGGCAAAGATGGCTCTACAGCCATGCCTGGAGAGTTTCTATTAACATCCGTAGAGATAAAAAAAAGCATCAATAAAATACCCCGAGCAATTCTTACCTTTGTTGATGGAGGAGTGGCTGAACACGAGAAGTTTGCAGTAATTGAGTCTGGGTTGTTTGACCAATGGAACAAGGTGGTGATCAAGGCTGGTTACAACAATGTAATTGATAAAACCCCTTTATTTGAGGGATATATTTTTGACCAAGATTTAAAATTAGGCTCACCCAATAAATTTACAGTCACTTGTTTCAATCAAGCAAAGTACTTGACCTTGACTAGTTTAAAGGATGTACTAGAGAAAAAGAAACCAATTGAAGCAGTAGACTTTGTCTTGAAGAATAATGAGCATAAATCTAAAGTAAAAGGCAAAGTAAAAGACACATCCAAATCAAAAGCAGAAGCAAAAGATCAAATCATTTTAGACCCCCAAGTCAATTGCTGGAAATATATTTTGGATAATTTATCTAACTATATTGCTGTCCCTAATGATAAAGAGCTCTCTATAGAGGCTCCTGATTTTGCCCAAACGCCTTCTGACTTTCAAATTAAATATGGTAAAAACCTTCGCAGTTTTGAGGTAAAAGAAGCCTCCACAAGTTTGCGAGCCATTGAAATTAAAGGTTATGACGAAAAGAGTCCTGATAAACCATTAGAAGATACAAAAACTGCTAAACAATTATACGGATCTTTTACAAAATACTTAAACTCCGATTCAGGATCTGTCTTTGATGTGAATAAAATCCCAGAGTACATCTCTGGTACACATATACACACCAAAGCAGATATGGAAAATATATTAGAAACCCGTAAAACTCAAAACTTGCTGGGTTTTAAGTCGGGTAAAATTGTAATATCTGGAAGTAATGAAGTAGAACTGGCAACGATGGTGGAGGTAGAAGGGTTGCCAACAGAGTATAGCCAATCTTACTTTGTAGGTGGCATAGAGCATAAAATAGCCAGTGACTGGGTAACAACTCTCAAGATTGGTTTAGAAAGCAACGGTTTAGGTGCTACAGGTAGTGGAGCTTCAACAGGAGGCTCTTTGGGGAGTTCCAGCAGCAGCTCTTCTGGTGAAGGTGCTTCTGCTTCTGGTAACCTTACTTTGGGTGTAGTTCACTCTATCCATGAGGACGCTAACGGTACTTATAAAATTAAGGTAAATATTCATAAGTTTGGAGATAAAATCGTAGAGGCACGTATGGTGCAGCCTTATGCAGGGAATGGACTAGGTAAAGACGCACAGGATAAAGGAGAAGGTATGCTGTTTTTCCCAAATGTAGGATCAGAAGTAATACTCACACCTATAGAAGGAGATGAAAATTATTGGGTAATATTAGGATGTTTATATAGTCCTGTTAGTAAGCCAAGTGCTGAGGTGAAGGAAGGAGCTGCTCAACCTGATGAAAAGAATTTGCATAAATCTATTGTTACCAAACACTTTGTGTTAGATTTTTTTGATGATGACGCTAAAACAAGAATGACTCTTGCCAGTCGTGATGATGGAAAAACAGCGTTAAATGCTAAAAAATATCAAATTTCAATGGATATTAAAGATAAGCCAAATATCCAGATCTTATTTGATAAAACTTTTATCAAATTGGATGAAGAAGAAGGGGTAATGATTGACTCTGCTAAAAATATTACCTTAAAAGCTAAAGATGATATTTTACTTGATGCAAACAAGATTACAATAAAAGCAAAAGCTGATGTGGCCGTAGATGGTCAAAATGTTAATGCAAAAGCTAAAGTAGCTTTCAATGCAGAAGGTGCACAAGTAGCTGTTAAGGGAAAAAGCATGGTAAATGTTGAGTCTAGTGGACCCGCAGCAGTTAAAGGTACACCACTAAATCTAGGTTAG
- a CDS encoding phage tail sheath family protein, which translates to MAKNVATPGVYIEEKNAFPNSVAAVPTAVPAFVGYTAKTTRNGHGIVNTPVRISSLTEYHNIFGGGFQASFNIVEANPQQFDFEVSGKQYQVVPERDSRFLLYDSIRLFFANGGSTCYIVSAGGYYRDADAKSAPAATKPGDKNAKPGDKKVPEKPQGGSKQVNAISKKALEEALNTLVGEQEPTILVIPEAVMCEASDCYALQQAMLMQCGQKMKNRFAILDVHSGYEKRSYDAKDVITRFREGIGNNNLNFGAAYYPWLYTSIVQKDEVSFKNISNADVLEKLLSAEAGEINADSKRAEEAKNEIKKISATDTNEESLNQTLTTISPAFKKVANSVRAQLNILPASAGMAGIYASVDDARGVWKAPANVGYNSVIAPVVKLTNAEQEDLNITATGKSINAIRSFVGEGTVVWGARTLDGNSQDWRYVNVRRTMLYIEESVKNAAKSYVFEPNDNGTWTLIRGMINSFLNDVWRAGGLAGATADQAYNVEVGLGNTMTPQDILDGFMRISVKVAVVRPAEFIVITFQQKMQES; encoded by the coding sequence ATGGCTAAAAACGTAGCAACTCCCGGAGTATATATTGAGGAAAAGAATGCTTTTCCTAACTCCGTAGCTGCAGTGCCGACAGCAGTTCCTGCTTTCGTTGGTTACACTGCTAAAACTACTCGTAACGGGCATGGTATTGTAAATACTCCCGTTCGTATTAGTTCACTTACTGAATACCACAACATTTTTGGTGGTGGTTTTCAAGCTTCTTTCAACATTGTTGAGGCTAACCCACAACAATTTGACTTTGAGGTAAGTGGTAAACAATACCAAGTAGTACCTGAACGTGATTCACGTTTCTTACTTTATGATAGCATCCGTCTTTTCTTCGCAAATGGAGGAAGCACTTGTTACATCGTTAGTGCTGGTGGTTATTACCGCGATGCAGATGCTAAATCTGCCCCAGCAGCAACTAAGCCTGGCGATAAAAATGCCAAGCCTGGTGACAAAAAAGTGCCTGAAAAACCACAAGGTGGTAGTAAGCAAGTAAATGCAATTTCTAAAAAAGCTTTAGAAGAAGCATTGAACACCCTTGTAGGTGAACAAGAGCCTACTATTTTGGTTATCCCAGAAGCGGTAATGTGTGAGGCTAGTGACTGCTATGCTTTACAGCAGGCTATGCTGATGCAATGTGGTCAAAAGATGAAAAACCGTTTTGCTATCCTAGATGTTCATTCAGGATATGAGAAACGTTCTTACGATGCTAAAGATGTGATTACTAGATTCCGTGAAGGTATTGGTAACAACAACCTAAACTTTGGTGCTGCTTATTACCCTTGGCTCTACACTTCTATAGTTCAAAAAGACGAAGTTAGTTTCAAAAACATTAGCAATGCAGATGTTTTAGAAAAACTATTGAGCGCAGAAGCGGGTGAAATCAATGCTGATTCAAAGCGTGCTGAAGAAGCTAAAAATGAAATCAAGAAAATTAGTGCTACTGATACTAACGAAGAAAGTTTAAATCAAACTTTAACTACTATCAGTCCTGCATTCAAGAAAGTTGCAAATAGCGTAAGAGCACAGTTAAACATTCTTCCTGCAAGTGCGGGGATGGCTGGTATTTATGCTTCTGTAGATGATGCCCGTGGTGTATGGAAAGCTCCTGCAAACGTAGGATACAACAGTGTAATTGCTCCTGTAGTTAAACTAACTAATGCTGAGCAAGAAGACTTAAACATTACTGCTACTGGTAAATCTATCAATGCTATCCGTTCTTTCGTAGGTGAAGGAACAGTAGTATGGGGTGCCCGTACTTTGGATGGTAACAGCCAAGACTGGAGATATGTCAACGTTCGTCGTACAATGCTTTACATTGAGGAGTCTGTTAAAAATGCAGCTAAATCGTATGTATTTGAGCCAAACGACAACGGCACTTGGACTTTGATCCGTGGAATGATTAATTCATTCTTAAATGATGTATGGAGAGCAGGTGGTTTAGCAGGAGCTACTGCTGATCAAGCTTATAATGTAGAAGTAGGCTTAGGAAACACTATGACTCCACAAGATATCTTAGATGGTTTTATGCGTATTTCTGTAAAGGTGGCTGTTGTTCGCCCTGCGGAATTTATCGTAATTACCTTCCAGCAGAAAATGCAAGAATCTTAA
- a CDS encoding baseplate J/gp47 family protein, with product MDTIQNGRYSTSQDSRLFDGLDFDYIKLDERSLEDLLLFVSSFSKLVNFYGTNNRIDGDWSDFLNDEIIVLASIKQVDPIRAENRFRKLLDKANYFKRKDKKLQYLRLCFEEIHYLASLFEHWLMELKSVEHFANIQVNVRDDIFNAISTKLAPALQKLKAYDFLAGHEDALDTKIGLDYSSFSFYWELDKEETHSIDSVFAGASIKEKVQSLSYKLDGVFQAFYETLIYFKKKADDYIAQSFANDTHYPEIALLISFLKLYGVAQDNLNSLSKKYVDFYYRTVLRQAPKSPIHDNVYLTFDIADNALFSNIETGEKLIAGEYESGESILYEVDLPMQVNRAKVHTLKNIFIDKRFLNIRGIPKKLITNILSSDIPRNEVIPSAETLIQKNYPTFGESQMYKSVYEKTMQDAEVGFVIASPSFLLSEGKREVSITFEFDQESYKNLNQYLADISHTTEDTEEEVFIKSFIDAFLIYITGEEKWHQVSKYVVTRDKENAQLVLRFDLEPSEPAWVHYNPELHVGNFKAELPLVKVVLNSNSYIYGYSLLDALALDQINIETKVSEVKDLLMYNQEGAISPANPFYPFGAQPNRGAYLIVGKSEIFQKPLDDLAVTFEWFNLPEDNGGFHSYYENYAGLDIDNNVFEVKLSILDNGRWYPEEGEKRQMFKLFRTEEEGVHPNEPQPQGKLAEETSIDYIDISKIKLPPNYKDINDDLDYDNTTSRGFIRLELTNPPEAFGHKVYPAIVSDIAMQNASGGIVGNIKKGIAQSKPLQMPNIPMAPQVRKLTLSYSSSSAITLHERSQKNEDNSRGQFYHIYPFGDKLVYPDSSKQITPLLPEFNFEGSLLVGFTNLNPPQTVSLMFDMAEGFTISSEEDPPVIEWSYLVNDEWQVLSPSKILKDETNGFINTGIILIELPYGIQKGNTILDGNLFWLKVSVIKNIETVSRVQNISTQVTTAKLIPNEDMGSHLQKPLPAFTIDRPYGSINGIQDIIQPLESFGGQPTEKEEKFYTRISERLNHKQRAITAWDYERLILEKFPAVYKATCLPNMSSKNLDAPGSVLLVVVPETKGSKSLEPKASSDLLYDIKAYLQKFISPFTQLEIRNPAYERLKIICEIKLAEGYNYGFYIQKLNEELNKYLIGGLMANQGTVELGGKINISDVLSFMRTLPYVDFITKFSMIQVAQDFLGKFVLLDTARAGDEQSFLKATKPWSVLIPSEDHQITILNERVEFKPSQAGIDDLELGSDFIIQE from the coding sequence ATGGATACAATACAAAACGGTAGATATAGTACTAGCCAGGATTCACGCCTGTTTGACGGATTAGATTTTGATTATATAAAATTAGACGAAAGGTCATTAGAAGATTTATTGCTTTTTGTCTCAAGCTTTTCCAAGCTGGTCAATTTTTATGGCACAAACAATAGAATTGATGGTGATTGGTCAGACTTTTTGAATGATGAAATTATAGTACTTGCTTCAATCAAGCAAGTGGACCCTATACGTGCAGAAAACCGTTTTCGTAAACTATTGGATAAAGCTAACTACTTTAAACGCAAAGATAAAAAGCTACAATATTTGAGGCTTTGTTTTGAAGAAATCCATTATTTAGCATCCCTGTTTGAACACTGGTTAATGGAATTGAAGTCGGTTGAACACTTTGCAAATATTCAAGTAAATGTTCGTGACGATATTTTTAATGCTATTTCTACTAAGTTGGCGCCTGCTTTACAAAAACTAAAAGCATATGATTTTTTGGCAGGTCATGAAGATGCCTTGGATACAAAGATAGGACTAGACTATAGTTCATTCAGTTTTTACTGGGAACTTGACAAAGAAGAGACACACAGTATAGATAGTGTATTTGCTGGGGCATCTATCAAAGAAAAAGTACAGTCGTTGTCATATAAACTGGATGGTGTGTTTCAAGCTTTTTATGAAACCTTAATTTACTTTAAGAAAAAAGCGGATGATTATATTGCCCAATCGTTTGCTAATGACACTCATTATCCCGAAATAGCCCTTCTCATTTCTTTCCTTAAGCTATATGGTGTAGCACAAGATAACCTGAATAGTTTATCTAAAAAATATGTGGATTTTTATTATCGTACAGTGCTTCGCCAAGCTCCAAAGTCTCCAATACACGATAATGTATATTTAACGTTTGATATTGCTGACAATGCTTTATTTTCTAATATAGAGACAGGTGAGAAATTGATTGCAGGAGAATATGAAAGTGGTGAAAGTATTTTGTATGAAGTAGACCTGCCAATGCAGGTAAATAGGGCTAAGGTTCACACCCTTAAAAACATATTTATAGACAAACGTTTTTTAAATATACGTGGTATTCCTAAGAAGTTAATTACCAATATACTATCGTCTGATATTCCGCGCAACGAAGTAATCCCTTCTGCTGAAACATTGATTCAAAAAAACTATCCTACTTTTGGTGAAAGCCAAATGTATAAAAGTGTTTATGAAAAAACAATGCAAGATGCGGAAGTAGGCTTTGTAATAGCATCACCCAGTTTCTTACTGAGCGAAGGTAAACGAGAAGTAAGTATTACTTTTGAATTTGACCAAGAGTCTTATAAAAACTTAAACCAGTATTTGGCGGATATTAGTCACACTACAGAAGATACAGAAGAAGAAGTTTTTATTAAAAGTTTTATTGATGCTTTTCTTATTTATATCACAGGCGAAGAAAAATGGCATCAAGTATCAAAGTATGTAGTTACTCGTGATAAAGAGAATGCCCAACTTGTTTTACGTTTCGACCTAGAGCCTTCTGAACCCGCCTGGGTACACTATAACCCTGAGTTACATGTTGGTAACTTTAAGGCTGAACTGCCTTTGGTTAAAGTTGTACTAAATAGTAATTCGTATATATATGGCTATTCTTTACTCGATGCCTTGGCTTTAGATCAAATCAATATTGAAACTAAAGTAAGTGAAGTAAAAGATTTACTGATGTATAATCAGGAAGGAGCCATAAGCCCCGCAAACCCCTTTTACCCTTTTGGTGCCCAGCCAAACAGAGGGGCATATTTAATAGTAGGTAAGAGTGAGATATTTCAAAAACCTTTAGATGACTTAGCCGTTACCTTTGAGTGGTTCAACTTGCCAGAAGATAATGGTGGCTTTCATAGTTATTATGAAAATTATGCTGGATTAGACATTGATAACAATGTTTTTGAAGTAAAACTATCCATATTGGACAATGGGCGATGGTATCCGGAGGAAGGGGAAAAACGCCAAATGTTTAAACTGTTTAGAACAGAAGAGGAAGGGGTTCATCCCAACGAGCCTCAGCCACAAGGTAAGTTAGCAGAAGAAACATCAATTGATTATATAGATATATCTAAAATTAAGTTACCGCCTAACTATAAGGATATAAATGACGACTTAGATTATGATAACACCACCAGCCGTGGTTTTATTAGGCTAGAACTTACTAACCCACCAGAAGCTTTTGGTCATAAGGTATACCCAGCCATAGTTTCTGATATTGCTATGCAAAATGCTAGTGGAGGCATTGTGGGTAACATTAAAAAAGGTATTGCGCAGTCGAAGCCTTTGCAAATGCCTAATATTCCAATGGCTCCGCAAGTGCGTAAATTGACTTTGAGCTATTCATCTTCATCGGCCATTACCCTGCATGAGCGTTCCCAGAAAAACGAGGATAATAGCCGTGGGCAGTTTTATCATATCTATCCTTTTGGAGATAAGTTGGTTTATCCAGATAGCTCTAAGCAGATCACCCCTTTATTACCTGAATTTAACTTTGAAGGAAGTTTATTAGTTGGTTTTACTAACTTAAACCCCCCACAAACGGTGTCACTAATGTTTGACATGGCAGAAGGTTTTACTATTTCTTCAGAGGAAGATCCTCCTGTAATTGAGTGGAGCTATTTGGTGAATGATGAGTGGCAGGTGCTATCTCCTTCAAAAATATTGAAAGATGAAACTAACGGTTTTATAAATACTGGGATTATATTAATAGAACTTCCTTATGGCATACAAAAAGGAAATACTATTCTGGATGGAAATTTGTTTTGGCTGAAAGTATCCGTCATTAAAAATATTGAAACTGTATCAAGGGTGCAAAATATATCTACTCAGGTAACTACTGCCAAGTTGATACCAAACGAAGATATGGGGAGCCACTTACAAAAGCCTTTGCCTGCCTTTACGATTGACCGTCCTTATGGCAGTATTAATGGTATTCAGGACATTATACAACCCCTAGAGTCTTTTGGAGGACAGCCAACAGAAAAAGAAGAGAAGTTTTATACACGTATCAGCGAACGCTTAAACCATAAGCAAAGGGCTATTACAGCTTGGGACTATGAGCGTTTGATTCTTGAAAAGTTTCCTGCTGTATACAAAGCCACCTGTTTGCCCAATATGTCAAGTAAAAATTTGGATGCACCAGGAAGCGTACTATTGGTTGTTGTTCCTGAAACTAAAGGCAGTAAATCCCTAGAGCCTAAAGCCAGCAGTGATCTGCTGTATGACATTAAAGCTTATTTGCAAAAGTTTATTTCACCGTTTACTCAACTTGAGATCAGGAACCCTGCATACGAAAGGTTGAAAATTATCTGTGAAATTAAGCTGGCAGAAGGGTATAATTATGGTTTTTATATCCAAAAGCTGAACGAAGAGTTAAATAAATACCTGATAGGTGGTTTGATGGCCAACCAAGGTACAGTAGAACTCGGTGGAAAGATCAATATATCTGATGTATTGAGTTTTATGAGAACATTGCCTTACGTAGATTTTATTACAAAGTTTTCAATGATTCAGGTTGCTCAAGACTTTTTGGGTAAGTTTGTACTACTTGATACTGCACGAGCAGGCGATGAACAATCTTTCCTCAAGGCTACTAAACCTTGGTCTGTATTGATTCCTTCTGAGGATCATCAGATTACTATATTGAACGAAAGAGTTGAGTTTAAGCCTTCACAAGCAGGTATTGATGACCTAGAATTAGGCAGTGATTTTATTATACAAGAATAA
- a CDS encoding phage tail protein — MFGLYQPPPGFHFTLKIVDSPTGSGLTLGGLAKGALAAAAAVAYDNSFMEISGLSGSVQTETIVEGGENEKVYKLPKGKDFSNLVLKRGLVTLTSVLQNWCEESLTSLDYKFTLKDVTVMLLDNKHSPVKAWKLERAYPVKYEVSGFDAMTGKLMIENIELCYQRITRDKAIEMLVKANQAAQMASMASAAIGGAGSIAKAATSAVTDAASDVVDTAAVGAAGAAAVGGGTDAVGKVIDKADEAKDDIKDAKDDANDAIDDNT, encoded by the coding sequence ATGTTCGGATTATATCAACCACCTCCTGGTTTTCATTTTACTCTAAAAATAGTAGACTCTCCTACAGGAAGTGGACTAACCCTGGGAGGTTTAGCAAAAGGAGCTTTGGCAGCCGCAGCCGCAGTTGCTTATGATAACAGTTTTATGGAAATATCTGGTCTATCAGGGTCAGTACAAACTGAGACGATAGTAGAAGGAGGAGAGAATGAAAAAGTATATAAACTGCCCAAAGGCAAAGACTTTTCTAACTTAGTACTTAAGCGTGGACTGGTTACGCTTACTTCTGTTCTTCAGAACTGGTGTGAGGAAAGTTTGACAAGTTTAGACTATAAATTTACGCTTAAAGATGTCACTGTAATGTTGTTGGATAACAAACATTCACCTGTCAAAGCGTGGAAGCTGGAAAGGGCATATCCTGTAAAGTATGAAGTGTCAGGTTTTGATGCTATGACTGGTAAGTTGATGATCGAAAATATTGAATTATGTTACCAGCGTATTACCAGAGATAAGGCTATCGAAATGTTAGTGAAAGCCAACCAAGCCGCTCAAATGGCTTCTATGGCTTCGGCTGCTATAGGTGGTGCTGGAAGCATAGCCAAAGCTGCTACTAGCGCAGTCACTGATGCAGCGAGTGATGTAGTAGATACTGCAGCTGTTGGAGCAGCGGGTGCTGCTGCAGTAGGAGGCGGTACAGATGCAGTGGGAAAAGTCATAGACAAAGCTGATGAAGCAAAAGATGATATTAAAGATGCAAAAGACGATGCTAACGATGCTATTGACGACAACACATAA